The genomic region TATTGATGTCGGGGCTGGTGCTGCCGGTTGTGGATCTGGAGGCATGGTGCGAAAGCGAGCCGACTCAAGATGGCTTGGCGGAATCGCCGACGTCGCTGGGTGAACCGGCGCAGGCGGTGTGAACGCAGGTGTTTGCGGGGGCGGCGCGGTTGGCTGGCTCAAATTGGTCGTGATGGCGACGGACATCGTCACCGGCGGCGTACTCCCCGGGGTGGATTGCGCCATAGTAATCTGAGCCGCCGGCGTCGTCGGTGGGACCAAGGTCATTTGCGGCGGGCCAGAGGCTGCGGGATTCTGTCCGGTTTCAGGCGCCGGCGTCGCAGGAGCAAGTCCTTGCAACTCCAGTTTCTTGCGTTCCAACGCCGTAATGAATGACTTGACCAGATGCACGCTCTGCGTCGTTTCAGCCGGAGTGGAGATTTTGAGCTTGTGGGCGCGGTGTGCCTGATATTCCGGAGAGCGCTCGCCGAACAGCCGGCGAACGGTTTCACGAATCTGCAACTCGGCTTTGGCCCGCGCGCCGTCGCGATAGGGAAACCCTTCCCGGCTGAAGTCTTCAATCGAAGTCAGAATGTTCTGAAAGGTAGCGAGGCCTTGCGCGACCTCTTCGACCGCGGCGGTCTTCGAACGTGTGCGGGGAGACTCTGCGGAGCGTGTGCGTGCCATACGATTGAACGAAGCTTAGCCCAGGGTCCGCACACTGGCAAGAAAACGAGGGATTCTCGCCGAGGAGGGATCGAACAAAATGAGATTGATGCGCGCCGGGCCGTGTATCTGTTTCGCCTTGGGCGTCGACGACTTAGCGCGCTTGTCTCGTTAAGGACGGTCAGACAATGATGCTGTCCGGTCAGTCGCCCAGGCAGGATCGGTCACGAACATTTGTGCGCGCTGCGTTTCTCGATATAGGCGTCTTTGTATGACCATTGGCAGGCGACGCCTTTGGGGTCGAAGGTCATGGTGATGGTGCCCACGCTGTTGGGAGCCCACGTCACCGGCCATTCACAGGCTTCTCCGCCTGATTTGAACGTATGGCAGCGTGTGGGAATACCCTGGTCTTTCACACGGTCGTCTTTGGTGGTGCCGATCCACGTATTCCACGACTCATCGGATTTTCCATAGACTGCCTCGGCGCAGCCATAGAGCGAGGTGCACACGGCAAGAAGAACCAGTAGTCTGCCCATCATCGATGCTCCTTCGAATGGATCACGCGCGTGGAACGAGTACGTGTGGGTTGGTGCCCCCGATACGAATTGAACGTACGACCTTCGGTTTAGGAAACCGCTGCTCTATCCAACTGAGCTACGGGGGCATGGCGTGAATCTAGCGCACTTCTGAAAGTGGTGCAAGCGAAGGCCACTAGGGACGTGGCATCGCGATGCCACGCGGTTATTCATCGATGGTGATCGTGGAGAGCGCGTACCAGCCGTCTGGACGTTTGCCTTCGATCGCGAGTTCGACGAGCGCTGATCCGCCGGTTTCATGCAGCAGGGCGACATCCAGCCAATAGATTCCTGACGCAATCTGGGCAGGGATTCTCAGGGTATCCTCAATCTGGTAGCGCGTCCCAGGAAGCCATTGCTTCACGTCGGCGTTGCTGGTCCACTGTGCAACAACATCGTCGGTCGCATTCCTCAGCCGGAACGCGAGCGGCCAGGGCCGGTAGACGGGGGCCACGCCGATGTTTTCCCATTCGGTCTGAAGCGTCCAGGCCGGACCAACCCTGACTTCCGCCGGGTGGCTGACGGTCCGCAGCACCAGCCGATAGCCGATCTTCTTGAGGAACTCATTGACCTTGGGCCGCCAGCGGGCCGGCACCGGAGAGGACTTCGCGTTCAGGACGGAGACATGCCAATCCAGCCCTTGTTGCAGAATGCGATCGATGTCGAAGCCCTTGTCTTCCCAATCCTGCATGACGCCGCAGACTTCAAACTGCACCGGACCGCGGGTCCATGCGGCGGCGATGACCGGATCCTGGAGCACCGGCGGATAGGCGTGCTCCATATGATTCCAGTCAGGGCCAAAGTAGCCATAGTCGCCGAAGCAGTCTCCTCGCCACCCTGCTCCGCGCCCGGTGGCATACCGGAGTTGCCCTCCATGCAGCATGACTAACGGGACCTGCGGGAAATATTTGAAATACCAATCGGTGATCGCGATCTGGACGTCTTCGGTGGGGAAGTACTGTTTGCATTGCCGTTCTACGCCTTGGCAGCAGGCCATATTCCATTCGCCCCAGCATCCGATCGATCCGATATCCACATGATCGATGTCCGGCGATCTGCCATAGCGCGCGCCCAAGGCCTTGATGAGTTTTTCATGATAGTCGAGAAAGATGGGGTTGTTGTAATCGGGGAAGCGGCCGCCGCCGACGGCAATGGCGGGGACGCCTTTTGCCAGCAGCCAGGCCGGAGACCCTGAACGATATTCGGACATGACGCGGAATGCCAGCCGCTCTCCTTTGGCTTTGGCCAGCTCGATGGTGCGATCAATCAGATCGAAGGCGTACTGGCCTTCCGCCGGTTCGAGATCGGCCCAGGACCAGCGGAAGTAGGCCACGGTTGAGCGCGGATAGGTGCCCGGCGCGGGGGGGTGGTCGAATCCGAAGTGAAAATCGGCGAATCCCATTCCCGGGTTATAAAGGGTATCTGTAATTTCCAGAGGATAGAGGGTCACTCTCTGTATGCGGGAGAGCTCTGCTATCTCCTTCTTGAAAGGCCCGACGCACGATGTGCCGGTTATCAAGAGGGCTACCAATATGAGGGGTAACGCAAGGGGCATTTGATTCATCGGTTCACCGGTTCCTTCTCTTACAGCCGAATCCTTCTGGTGTCGGGTTTGACATGGAAAACTGTATCGATACGGTACCTGAGCCTTCTCTCACGCTCAAGTCTCTCTCTGTCAAGATCCGAGGGGGGGAGGGGACTGTGGACAGGTCTGTAGGCAGAACATTGATAGGCAGAGCATTGGATGGTCTGCTCGGACCCCCCCCTTAACCATTGACCTTGAGCTCGCTTTGCTTCTTGCAAGCGCTCTCTGGCACAGGCAATATCTGCAGGTTGATGGCAGGAGTGCTGTCCGCGCCTTGCCGGGATTGTTTCGTTCCATTGGACCACACTGACCATGCTGGAAACGATTGATCTGGCCTGCGCGCGCGGGGAGCGTGAACTGTTTTCCGGCCTCACGATCGCGGTGACACCGGGACTCCTCATCGCGATTGTGGGGGAGAACGGCAGCGGGAAATCGAGCCTGCTTCGCACGCTGTCCGGCCTACTCCCGAGAGAGCGAGGGATAATCCGATGGAACGGCGCCGATATTGACGAATTGAATGACGACTACAGGCGGCAGCTGACGTATCTCGGCCATCTCAATGGCATCAAGGACGATTTGACGCCGATTGAAAATCTGCAGATCTCCGCTGAATTATTCGGGGACGACCGGTCGGTGCCATCCGCCCGTGGGGCCTTGCAGGCGGTGGGGTTGGGCCGGCAGACACAGTCATTACCGACGCGGGTGCTCTCCCAAGGGCAGAAACGCCGGGTGGCGCTGGCTCGACTGTGGTTGTCCAAACGGCCTCTGTGGATTTTGGATGAACCGTTTGCCGCCTTGGACGATGTAGGAACCGCGTTGCTGACCGAGCAGCTGTCGCGCCATCTGGAGGCCGGCGGGATGGCAGTGGTGGCGACGCACCAAGCCGTCGGGGTTCGTGAAGAGTCGCTCCGTTCGCTGAGGCTGCCCGGATGAACCAGGCTGGGCTGGGCGCGGTGGTTCAGGCGATAGTCAGGCGGGACCTGCTGTTGGCGTTTCGGCGGCAGGCCGATGTGATGACGACGGTGTTTTTCTTCGTCATCGTGGCGAGTCTGTTTCCACTTGGCGTCAGTCCGGAGCCCGCGGTGTTGCGGATGATTGCTCCGGGTGTGTTGTGGGTGGCGGCCTTGCTCTCCTGTTTGCTCTCTCTCGGACGAGTCTTTACTGCGGACCATCAGGACGGCGTGTTAGAACAGATGGTGTTGATTCCGCATCCGCTTGCGGTGCTGGTGTTGGCCAAGGTCTTTGCCCATTGGCTTGTTTCAGGGTTGCCGGTTGTCTTGCTGTCGCTGTTGCTCGGTGTGCAGTTCGGTTTGGAGGGAGAGGCGCTGGCCGTGCTCGCACTGTCCCTTCTTCTCGGTACGCCGACATTGAGTCTGATTGGTTCCATCGGTGCCGCGCTGACGCTGGGTGTCCGTGGCAGCGGGATGTTGGTGGCGTTGCTCGTGTTGCCGTTGTTCATTCCGGTCTTAATTTTCGGTGCGGGCGCGGTGAGCGGCACCCTGTCTGGAATCGGGGCCGAGGCCAATCTCTCGCTGCTCGGGGCTTGTTTGATGGCGGCGATTCCGCTGGCTCCCTGGGCCGCGGCGGCCGCGGTGCGCATTGCGGTAGAGTAAGCAGGAACGTATGAGCGAATCCCGCATCACATGGTCGAAATATTCCTCGCCGCAGGCGCTGTATCCGCTTGCCGGGACACTCATTCCCTGGTGCGCGAGCGCGGCGATCTTATTTATGGCGGTAGGGCTCTACCTCGGGTTCTTTGTGGCTCCGACCGACTTTCAACAGGGGGACGCCTATCGCATTATCTTCGTGCATGTGCCGGCGGCCTGGATGTCCATGTTTCTC from Nitrospira sp. harbors:
- a CDS encoding DUF4832 domain-containing protein, yielding MTLYPLEITDTLYNPGMGFADFHFGFDHPPAPGTYPRSTVAYFRWSWADLEPAEGQYAFDLIDRTIELAKAKGERLAFRVMSEYRSGSPAWLLAKGVPAIAVGGGRFPDYNNPIFLDYHEKLIKALGARYGRSPDIDHVDIGSIGCWGEWNMACCQGVERQCKQYFPTEDVQIAITDWYFKYFPQVPLVMLHGGQLRYATGRGAGWRGDCFGDYGYFGPDWNHMEHAYPPVLQDPVIAAAWTRGPVQFEVCGVMQDWEDKGFDIDRILQQGLDWHVSVLNAKSSPVPARWRPKVNEFLKKIGYRLVLRTVSHPAEVRVGPAWTLQTEWENIGVAPVYRPWPLAFRLRNATDDVVAQWTSNADVKQWLPGTRYQIEDTLRIPAQIASGIYWLDVALLHETGGSALVELAIEGKRPDGWYALSTITIDE
- the ccmA gene encoding cytochrome c biogenesis heme-transporting ATPase CcmA gives rise to the protein MLETIDLACARGERELFSGLTIAVTPGLLIAIVGENGSGKSSLLRTLSGLLPRERGIIRWNGADIDELNDDYRRQLTYLGHLNGIKDDLTPIENLQISAELFGDDRSVPSARGALQAVGLGRQTQSLPTRVLSQGQKRRVALARLWLSKRPLWILDEPFAALDDVGTALLTEQLSRHLEAGGMAVVATHQAVGVREESLRSLRLPG
- the ccmB gene encoding heme exporter protein CcmB is translated as MNQAGLGAVVQAIVRRDLLLAFRRQADVMTTVFFFVIVASLFPLGVSPEPAVLRMIAPGVLWVAALLSCLLSLGRVFTADHQDGVLEQMVLIPHPLAVLVLAKVFAHWLVSGLPVVLLSLLLGVQFGLEGEALAVLALSLLLGTPTLSLIGSIGAALTLGVRGSGMLVALLVLPLFIPVLIFGAGAVSGTLSGIGAEANLSLLGACLMAAIPLAPWAAAAAVRIAVE